The nucleotide window aattttcggaaattgatttcgaattatatcatggatatgctttcaataatgagtttcaaaggttggttttgatttataatattatttgatgaattccttatttccgaggtaaatttctggaattaagcatatccctaatcaccgagttaagctcctgaaagatttttaagatgagtttcaatggagttggatattctcaattgtttattgactttcgattttggcatcgggaatgcctaattaaggattttggatttggttggcttcttggagattttgagagatttttggaaatgagatttacttatactaatttccggttttggttacggatttgagaatatttgggtgtgtgggacacgccgccgatttattcctatttctcatttatccattttgagattgagagtaatcttggcgtgcggggtcacgtcgttaaatacatggtttctatctcgtgagaaatgtggggaagctacatggatttactggttttcgatgatttttcctcaccatacgcgggttatgtgattaggtctcctcctcactaactttgtgttggtgagtggtagttgaggtagcttgttctcctcctcacctactttgtgttggtgagtggcagtagaggtgatttattctcctcctcacgtgggtggcagtcgaggttatttggtctcctcctcgcacaatctatgtgtgagtggaagttgaggttatttgttctcctcctcgcacaatctatgtgtgagtggcagttgagggtaggtagagcctgggaggctccatttcccgtatggtgatatctcttccccatatcctatcatttctcgactagcgaGGCTTAGTCTtatttccgtgtaaccagcgggactggtcttatcctgttgagtatcggagtttcgatctttcctctcagttgtttgtgactagccgggctagtcggtttttcttgagcggagcttctcgtgatttgttttctaaatcgttgcatgcatcgagagttttttaaggaaataaatgtgggaaaatataaaatccatttagtttaaaaattgtttatttttgtctactcacgctaacgtattttatgtactttcccttgggcccttcggtttcaaatgcccagtttgcaggcgaattggttgaggtcgggcgtacacgggttgaggcatagtcaacagtatggcttccgcatctgcctttgaattaggtttttctcttatacctttctgttagaattgctctgattacctatgggatttatgctattcgagttgagatgtgtgttttgggaattggagactgatgttgatttggggagcaggatggctccaggagcataaggatgaattgattgagaagtgtaaatgttttgtacaggtttgggtagcccattttaggggaagttccgccaaatttttggtagaatttcttctaaggtgggccccacagggtctcttcggatttcatggtgaaatccggggcgggtcctgtcagtaatcgccaaaataggcgaacacggaacctaAGAGGTCAacgtagaaagagagagggaggcaacgcctctggccatgttggtggcgccaccatgaagctttcaaagcgcctcaatcaatagagtttgagcaaagagatgtatgttctcaatgtggagtgtctgatcattagacacacatttgtagagctcgtgaagaaattgtcaccgcctacaaagcatattgtgaagcaagagaagctcactatatggaacaagaagatcaagaagatgatctagagtgaatgattgaagactacaaatctggctgggatcaatagatcaccaattctgtttaagtctttatttttcaagagatgtaataggcaattgccatatatttttgtagtaaatgataatggtttagcttttcttcaaagtaggctcactcaaagtaagtgtgatgtctaggaaggtcttgagattagtggtacttaagcgagccttgctccaccgacatctctctactcacttggtcacatttattttggaattaccgaaagaagttagacgactaccattgttttgcattagctatcattttggattagattttgtttagtcaaagagacaatgatgtaactccgttgacttatgaataaaatttcgagttctttataactccattttgattctgagcatatgaattttgtgactacgatggctgggccatcgaTATTAATTCagggacatggaatagcccaagttccacttgccaaatgacaccttaattactatcacagaaactctctacgcttctagggcgaTTTACACCTATGAATAGACAACGGATTCCATctgaaaacgcatgtagagaacgaaaatgagtttctttgcaatacctctaatgattgcgaacaaaggggcatcttagagaagtttatgtgtctctctagtggactttatgtcactattcaagctattaaatccaataaagttacgggagaagatctcttggatttaaacacatattggctttgtcacgacaggataggtcatcctggtcatgatatgttgatccgtctactaaatacttcacatggacatcttttcattcgagcaaaatgaagcatgaatcaaaagttaatttctggactaagtgtgaccgacgctgctgcctagggcaccgccgccatccaccaccagcctggggctggcacagtccctatccatgacaccatggatagcatccatcatggtgatgctgcaatcaccaacttgcttcaaatagcgtttcagacgctcaggcctaaccaaaattctcattggttgattctaaagcctctcgctcgttttacaaaagccgttccttaggaaaattagaaCTGAgatcgtcctatgcaaaggatatgaaaatactcattatgttcttacatagaatccccatggattctatggactgattcaaccaacttgcggacgtttaaatatctcatgatattggttgatacgcaaacacactggtcacgtgttgttccattgtccacctgtaaatgctgcttatgctacacttctaacacatatcatatgacaacgggctcactccccggatcatcctcttccgtcaattggacttgacaatgctagagagtttacatcgaagactttcgatggttattgcattgggactaatgttggacattatattcccataaacacacccaattggtctcgcagaaatgactacgatggtagtccggacattgatAATGCGCACTaatttccttatatccgcttggggtgatgcaatatcgcatgcaactatgctaattcatctacgacccaccgccactcaatctatctctgcgttacagctagtgactgggtacaagtatcatacttacgcatatttgagtgtgccatttatgtgccaattgcgccgccacaacacTTTATGATGGGTACTcacagatgaatgggcaactacgttggatttgagactccaacaatcttctgacacttaatgcccttgcaaggcgatctccttaccgctagatttgtggattgtcactttcatgagacagtcttcccgtcattagggggagataagaacacggatgttcagcagaaAAGACAGGATTGTCGTGacctgtccctactatgtctcatctcgatccctactaaagtgacgagatcacacatctgctgcaaatatgcctgcaaagGAAATACGTCCTtatgagaggacgtagcaccaccctacacggaggtaggcatggcgccaacgccaaagagagtggcactctggcgttacaggctatggccccagctaggatgcgtgggaggcccgttaGTTCGAATGATAgtttggcacaacccaatcttttgatcatcaaaactcaaaatttgtctcatgagtatcttccgggttatggttatcgttggaggatgcctcaacgtcagaacatattcctgagaatatagagctctatgaaaattacattagtgtatatgagacgtgggatagaaactccatcataattgatgatgtagttgcacatttcgttgcacatgagtttgttaagtcagatgatatcgaaccacgcttcgttgatgaatgaattccAACgtagagatttggcctaaatggaaagatgcgatctaggttaagttggattctcttacgaagatgaaggtttttgagccagtgatgccaacacctcctaacataaaacctattgactaatgggtcttcgttcgaaaagcgtgatgagaaaaagagatggcaatctcgccttatggcgcaaggcttctcacaaaactcccTGGAATAGACTACGATGAGGAATAttatctcgtaatggatgtcattacactccactaccctatcagtttggtagtttcctaaTAACTGAaaatgcagcttacaaatgtgatcACTacatatctttatggggatctagatatggaatgtacatgaaggttcatggtgaacttcatttacccaagtcaagtagctctagaccacggagcacgtttacaaaaaggttgaaacactcactaaagtgactacttgattgggaagggatatgcccacgcgtttctataacaagtttcggattctatcactgttcatattggacatgatcttcattggaagctcttgaagagttaagggaaaccgctgaacatttgaaatccgagtttgagatgaaggattttgggagaacatgattatgtctcggtttagaacttgagcatcgtgtcgatagatgtttaggcattttgacaaggtcaagccttcaagcacccccatgatcgtccgtagtcttgatcctgaaaaggatcttcttcgtcgaaaggatgatgacgaagatgtgctagaggcataaGTGTCTTACTTAATATtatagacgcattattgtacttagctaaatgcacaagaccagacatctcatttgcagtaaacttgttagctaagatatagctctccgccaacgcgacgccattaggattggtgtaaaagatatctttcagtacttgagatgtacgattgatatgagcttgttctatccctacagagagatgatggattcggacccatcacacaccaggaacgccaccaacactggcctgcgtcctctatccccatcccaaaacgacatgtattttggaaggttttgttgatattgggtatctctctgacccatacaaaggtcattcccaaactggttaagtgttcaccatgggtaaagaccatgatatcttggaggtttacagaacagaccgtagtcgctatatcttcgaacaatgcagagattattgctcttcacaaagtgattcgtgaatgtatatggattggatccatagttacgcatgttcgaacaattgtggtttgaaatctaccacagatgagcctacgagcatataggataatgcttcttgttttgaagcaaggctacatcaaaagcgaccacaccaagtataatcagcaacaacaaactctcctccagatcaaagtgaactaggttcgatctgaggacaatatgacagacttgctcactaagtcattgcctaaattccactttcgagaaacatgttggtagcatcatttgaggaagttatccgaactctaatgaccgtagtcgtcagggggagatgcagacatcagggggaggtgtctacatgtatggtctcgaaacgtgaagggtgtgttgtgctctttttcccttcgaccgaggttatttttgtcccactgggtttttgttactcggcaaggtttttaatgaggcaatgagagaagcaccacgtttgggcgacacaagggggagtgttcaagtaaatccagaatatgtgtctggcccaaactagaGGTTACTTGCtttagttgaaatagggtttatattagagatattctcggataATCtaaggagatatccaatcaatgtacgattgtgtttccatgtacaactctatctctatgtttgtaatcctctatataaagaggcccctattatcaatgaaagtacgactcaattctctctgaattcagttttcttttaacagtatgatatatataaaccctaaTTGGAATCTTCTTCTACAAGCTGACTACTAGCAATTTTGCATTACAAAATCATTAtgattgtatatgttgtttCATGATAACTAATGGAGAGAAAATAACAACAATGTAGTTATAAACCTAGTTGCATCCTcatcatgtgttcttgattattttcaaCAATCTTGACTACCATTCAAAATTGTTAAGATTGTACAGGTGTCAtgataataattgaaagaaaattaaaattattatgatgattttgataattaaacgcatttaaattcattatgatatatatagaatgttgtgattatgataaagattggtatgatgattttcatattaatttatatatagtgATTTCATATAGCattttgagatttgaggatAATTCAGGTAGTTTGAGTGgtgtatttaataaaatgataaaataagaaatcaaaagggtggtgtattaagagtaactccaacagcttccctataatttctgtataacAAGGAAGCAAAAGTTAAAGCtttagcatctttttcttctccaactccaacatattccctattttacaacaatctctaaaatctccatattattccttaaaattttagagattgctataaatatagggaatttggttttctctttcctcactttccctaaaatagggaaagttatagggaatctgttggagcaaaataggtttttttttttttttccctaaagttatagggaagctgttggagttgctctaagtatTTAGGAATGTGCGAAAAATTTCCCTGAGAagtttccatcatttccttgcagtttcaaattttactgccaaaataaaaaaaattattttctttcaaTATTCCCCTTTCAAATTCTCTGTTCACATGAACCTAATCCTCGTTACAGATGAACCTCCCCGTTCTCCAACCAAGGAAAGGGACTTAATTTCTAAACTCATATAAAGTATATGCAATGCACCCGAAACTTCACATTTATTGTCTTGGGGGAGAATATTCCAAGAAAAGTTGGAAAACCATGCACCAAGACACTTTCTGTTTTCCTTAGCCGAAGCAACCTATATAGTATATACCCCAAATTTCATTGACTTTGACTTAGCACGCTCCTCTTCTATCTTCACCATACATATACAACACTTCCTTCCCAAATCCCTAATCTAAATCGATTTCTCTTCTCCctgtctctctttttttctgaaACCAAAATGGAGCAAAGGACTCTGGAGCTGGAGCTGGTCTCCGCCAAGGACCTGAAGGACGTGAACCTCATCTCCAAGATGGACGTCTACGCCGTCGTCTCCCTCGACGGCGACGCCTACTACGGCAAGCAGAAGACCAAGACCAAAGTCGTCCGCGCCTGCGGCACCAACCCCTCCTTCAACTTCCCCATGAGGTTCACCGTCGACGACACTCTCACCCAACAGAACCGCCTCTCCCTCCAAGTCAAGCTCGTCTGCGAGCGCAGCCTCGGCGACAAGGACATCGGCGTCGTTTACGTCCCCGTCAAGGAGCTCTTCGACTCCGCCGACCCCAAGAACATGAAGTTCATATCGTACCAGGTCAGACGACCCTCCGGGAAGCCCAAGGGCGAGCTCAGCTTTTCTTATAAATTTGGGGAGAAGGTCGCCGCGCCGGTGCCGGAGGTGGCCAAGAAGGGGGAGCCGGTGACGGCTTATCCGGTTGGAGGACCGTCCGCGCCGGCGTACGGGGCGTACCCTCTTCAGGCAACGAGTTCGTCCGGGTCGGGTTACCCGCCGCCTCAACCCGGGTATGGCtacccgccgccgccgccagcTGGGGCTGGATATCCGGAAGCGCCTCCACCGGGTTACGGGTACCCACCGCAGCAACCGGGCTACGCTTACCCGCCTCAGCAGCCCGGGTACGGATACCCACCGCCGCCGCCGGGTTACGGGTACCCGCCGGTGCAACAAGTGCAGCAAccggaaaagaagaagagcaagTTTGGAATGGGATTGGGCGCTGGGTTGCTAGGAGGTGCCCTTGGTGGGTTGTTGATTGGAGATATGATTTCCGATGGAGGCGGTGGATGCGGTGGCGGCGGCTGCGGCGGCGGCGGTTGCGGTGGTTTTTGATTTGGGAACCGTTATGTTggttttgtttagattttagagTACTCTTTTCGTGTTGTTTGGATTCCGAATCCTACGAGTCTATGACATTTTCATTTACTGAATGTTCAACACAGCGTTTCGTATATTTGTATAATGTTCTTTTTTCTGTactttgattttgattcttATATGATGTTAATTGATTTTCTTGTTCGAGGTGTTAATAATCTCAGAAACTAGAAGCTTAAAATAATCGGATTCTGGGTTTGTCTCTAGCTCATATATTAGGGTTTGCCGGAAAATTTAACTGGAGTGGACTTTGTCCTCGTTGTAACAGACACCAACCTTAtaattttacaataaaaatcaataacatTGTGTGCCGGCGGACATAAAGGAGGCATGGGCGCAGCAGCAAGTAATCTAAACTAGAATATCCTATAACCTCCGAGCAATGACTAAAATATTGAGTATAGAGAAAATATCAATAGTTcggaaaatggaaatttcgatGGAAATATCGAGAAAGTTTCGATATcgataaattttcaaaaaaatgatggaaattgggAGAATATCATTGAAACTTTAAGTGAAACTTTGTTAACTACTTATTTGatcaatatattatatatatatatatatatatatttttttttttttttttgaacacaaAGCAAAAGCTTTTATAGATAGAAGGCTCATAAGAGCGTTTTACAATCATGGATGAGAACATCAGTGATGCTTCCAGGTGGTTGTTGGAGCCACATAGAAGCCTGATTCTCTTCAAAACCAATGGCAGCTAAACGGTGAGCAACCGCATTACAATTTCTAGAGAGGTGCTCTAATCGAACACCTATTAGTCTAGACCATACTGGCTTTAAGTCATCAATTAGACCCCCGTTTGCTAGGAGACTGTGATCTTGACTATGTATCTCAGAAATAGCTTCGAGACAGTCACTTTTCACTGTTATGTTGTGTTCCTGGAGGGAGTATAGCAGGTCCATGCCTTCTCGTATAGCAAGCATCTCACATTGCTTTGGTGATGCAGTGTAGGGGATGGTACGAGCAAAGGCAGCACGAAACCTACCTTTATCATCACGTAACACACCTCCAATGCCCCCATGGAGGCTGCATCCACATTTAATGTCAGCCTACCCTGCTCCGCAGGTTGCCAAACCATCTTCCTCGGTGCAGTAGGTGTTCGGCTACTAGATCGCACCTTTTGGAAGTTTTCCAGCCAAGCAAAGCTACCCAGAAGAAGATCTTGAGCTGTCTGCGACTTATTTTGCCACAAAGTGGAGTTCCTGTTTTTCCAAACTGCCCATAAGATCATGAGTAGCTTAGCAAATAAATCCGATTTACTCTGCACCGCTCTTTCCAGCATCCATTCTTTAAAATTCATACTAGGGAGCAGAGTATGCTGTAGGTTGAACGGGGCAGCAGAAAGAAGACTTTTGACCATAGGGCATTTGCAGAAAACATGTGCAGTGTCCTCAATTCTGGAGTCACATAATAGACAGTTCAGTTCTCCCTGATAACTTTTGAGAAGCAGCCTCTCCCTCGTCGGTAATAAATTATTACATGCTCTCCACATGCAAACCTGAACTTTTCCCGGGACTTTAGCTCTCCACAGTTGTCTCCAAAATACCTGAAAAGGGTCACCCTGTGACGTGGAGATTAAGACATGTTGTAGGACATGAGCTCGAGCTATCCAATACGCCAACTTGACTGAGTAAAAACCTTGCTTCTCTAGTCCCCAAATGAGTCGATCTTGATCAAATTGTCGACTTAGAGGTATACAAAGCACCTTTGCAGCAGGCTCAGGGGGAAAGAGACTATTTATTGAGGCCGGAATCCATTCCCTGGTGTTCTCATTGATGAGGTCAGCAACATACTCCAAGGTGGTGTTTGGAGTCTTTTGTACCTGGTACAAAGGTGTCACGGGGAGCCATCTATCAGTCCAAATACTAACTTGCTGCCCATCTCCAATCTTCCATTGAACACCGGCTTTTAGGACCATTCTGCTAGTCAAAATACTTCGCCAAGAGAATGATGGAGAGTCTCCAGCTTCGGCCTCCCAAAATGAGCAATGTGGGAAGTACCTTGCCTTATAGAGTCGAGCAATAAGAGATTGAGGGTTAGAAAGAAGCCTCCAACCTTGTTTGGCAAGCATGGCCAGattgtatgcatatatatatatatatatatatatatatatatatatatattcttgaaacTCATGCCTCCTTCTTGCTTTGTGAGACACATCTTTTCCCAACTCCGCCaatgaattttcttcttttcatctgTATCTCCCCAGAAAAAAGAGGCACATAATTTATGGATATCAATCACACAAACCTTTTGGCAAGAGGTAACAATTCATTGCATACATTAGCATTGTTTGGGCTACAGCTTTTATAAGAATCTCTTTTCCTGCAGTCCTGAGGATTTTTGACTTCCAACCTATTAGCTTTTTACTAACCTTTTCTTTAATATACTCAAAAATAGCTGTTTTGGATTTTCCTACCCGGAGTGGGAGTCCCAGATATCTGTCATGTTCCTCAACGCGCTTCACATCAAGAATGGAGGCTAGGAAATATTGGTGATCCACCAAGACAT belongs to Rosa chinensis cultivar Old Blush chromosome 4, RchiOBHm-V2, whole genome shotgun sequence and includes:
- the LOC112200100 gene encoding protein SRC2, which produces MEQRTLELELVSAKDLKDVNLISKMDVYAVVSLDGDAYYGKQKTKTKVVRACGTNPSFNFPMRFTVDDTLTQQNRLSLQVKLVCERSLGDKDIGVVYVPVKELFDSADPKNMKFISYQVRRPSGKPKGELSFSYKFGEKVAAPVPEVAKKGEPVTAYPVGGPSAPAYGAYPLQATSSSGSGYPPPQPGYGYPPPPPAGAGYPEAPPPGYGYPPQQPGYAYPPQQPGYGYPPPPPGYGYPPVQQVQQPEKKKSKFGMGLGAGLLGGALGGLLIGDMISDGGGGCGGGGCGGGGCGGF